A stretch of Solea senegalensis isolate Sse05_10M linkage group LG10, IFAPA_SoseM_1, whole genome shotgun sequence DNA encodes these proteins:
- the zgc:153031 gene encoding zgc:153031 encodes MEKSRLQVQKKPVRVIAAVCNDMGMGKDGKMPWNLPNEFQYFLNTVTSVSRPGKMNMMVWGKLCWFSHPETTFPLSNVLHVVLSSTLSSTPNHAHFLSDDFDSAIRLASEPPLADLIETIWVVGGTQVYKDALSHPWCDLVFLTDVMANFDCDVFFPEFDRELFEIQERFPNVPSGIQEENNVKYKWQVFKKVTGDAV; translated from the exons ATGGAGAAGAGCCGACTTCAAGTGCAAAAGAAGCCTGTGCGCGTTATTGCGGCAGTTTGCAATGACATGGGAATGGGCAAAGACGGGAAAATGCCCTGGAATTTACC gaaTGAGTTCCAGTACTTTCTGAACACTGTCACAAGTGTGTCAAGACCAG GAAAGATGAATATGATGGTCTGGGGCAAACTGTGCTGGTTTTCCCACCCGGAAACAACGTTCCCATTATCTAATGTTCTGCATGTGGTCTTGAGTTCCACATTAAG ctcAACTCCAAATCATGCCCACTTCTTGAGTGATGACTTTGATAGTGCTATCCGCCTGGCGTCTGAGCCCCCACTGGCTGACCTAATAGAAACCATCTGGGTGGTTGGTGGAACACAGGTTTACAAG gATGCGTTGAGTCACCCTTGGTGCGACCTGGTTTTCCTGACAGACGTCATGGCTAACTTTGACTGCGATGTTTTCTTCCCCGAGTTTGACAGAGAACTGTTTGAAATTCAAGAAAG ATTTCCTAATGTACCCAGTGGCATTCAAGAGGAGAACAACGTTAAGTACAAATGGCAAGTTTTCAAGAAAGTGACTGGTGATGCTGTGTAG
- the cry1b gene encoding cryptochrome-1b yields the protein MVVNTIHWFRKGLRLHDNPSLRDSIRGADTLRCIYILDPWFAGSSNMGINRWRFLLQCLGDLDASLRKLNSRLFVIRGQPTDVFPRLFKEWQITHLSYEYDSEPFGKERDATIVKLANEAAVEVMVRISHTLYDLDKIIELNGGQPPVTYKHFQVLISHMAAVELPAETITSELIKSCATPISEDHDAKFGVPSLEELGFETEGLSTAVWLGGETEALMRLERHLERKEWVENFERPRMNANSLLANSTGLSPYLRFGCLSCRLFHFKLTDLYRKIKKNSTPPYFLYGQLLLREFFYTGATNNPCFDKMEGNPACIQIPWDRNAEALAKWAEGRTGFPWIDAIMTQLRQEGWIHHLAWRAVACFLTRGDLWICWEEGMKIFEELLLDADWSVNAGSWMWLSCSSFFQPFFPSYCPVEFGQRTDPNGDFIRHYLPILRGFPAKYIYNPWNAPEDVQKEAKCIIGEHYPKPMVNHAEACRINVERMKQIYQQLSCCRGLERGQLTQKRRLEEAPSENSSKSLRQSK from the exons ATGGTGGTCAACACCATCCACTGGTTCAGGAAAGGACTACGGTTGCATGACAACCCTTCTCTGAGAGATTCTATTCGCGGAGCAGATACCCTGCGCTGTATCTACATCCTGGACCCCTGGTTCGCAGGTTCCTCCAACATGGGCATCAACAGATGGCG GTTTTTGTTACAGTGCTTGGGAGACTTGGATGCAAGTCTGCGCAAACTTAACTCCCGCTTATTTGTCATCAGAGGCCAGCCCACAGATGTCTTCCCTCGTCTTTTTAAG GAATGGCAGATCACACATTTATCTTATGAATACGACTCTGAGCCCTTCGGCAAAGAACGTGACGCAACCATCGTGAAACTAGCCAATGAAGCTGCAGTAGAGGTTATGGTGCGGATTTCACACACTCTCTATGATCTAGACAA GATCATAGAACTCAATGGTGGTCAGCCTCCTGTTACCTACAAGCACTTTCAGGTCCTCATCAGTCATATGGCTGCTGTGGAACTGCCGGCAGAGACGATCACGTCTGAGCTAATCAAAAGCTGTGCCACACCCATCAGTGAAGACCATGATGCCAAGTTTGGGGTGCCCTCCCTAGAAGAGCTTG GTTTTGAGACAGAGGGCCTGAGCACAGCAGTATGGCTAGGTGGAGAAACAGAAGCCCTCATGAGACTAGAACGGCATCTGGAGAGGAAg GAATGGGTGGAAAATTTTGAGCGTCCACGCATGAATGCAAACTCCCTGCTGGCCAATTCCACTGGGCTCAGCCCCTACCTGCGCTTTGGATGTCTCTCCTGTCGGCTCTTCCACTTCAAACTTACTGATTTGTACAGAAAG ATCAAGAAGAACAGCACCCCACCATATTTCTTGTATGGGCAGCTGTTGTTGAGGGAGTTCTTCTATACAGGTGCCACTAACAACCCCTGCTTTGACAAGATGGAGGGAAACCCTGCGTGTATACAGATCCCCTGGGACAGAAACGCAGAGGCACTGGCCAAGTGGGCAGAAGGACGGACAGGCTTTCCCTGGATAGATGCCATTATGACCCAGCTAAGGCAGGAAGGATGGATTCATCACTTGGCATGGCGGGCTGTAGCCTGTTTCCTCACCAGAGGAGACCTCTGGATCTGCTGGGAGGAAGGCATGAAG ATCTTTGAAGAGTTGCTGTTGGATGCAGACTGGAGTGTAAACGCAGGCAGCTGGATGTGGCTCTCGTGTAGTTCATTTTTCCAGCCGTTTTTCCCCAGTTACTGTCCTGTGGAATTTGGACAACGCACTGACCCCAATGGCGACTTCATACG GCACTATTTGCCCATTTTAAGGGGCTTTCCAGCCAAATATATCTACAATCCATGGAATGCCCCAGAGGATGTGCAGAAAGAAGCAAAGTGTATCATAGGAGAGCACTACCCCAAACCCATGGTGAACCATGCTGAGGCCTGTCGCATCAATGTAGAGCGGATGAAACAAATTTACCAGCAGCTTTCCTGCTGCAGAGGACTAG AAAGAGGACAGTTGACACAGAAGAGGCGCCTTGAAGAAGCTCCATCTGAGAACAGCTCTAAATCTTTGCGGCAGAGCAAATAG